Proteins from a genomic interval of Bradyrhizobium sp. CCGB01:
- a CDS encoding outer membrane protein — MKKVLLASACLFALAAPASAADLAARPYTKAPVAVASVYNWTGFYLGIVGGGAWENGSGDPKMKGGFVGGTAGYNWQTGNVVFGIEADGTWADVSASATGPVAVPGFGIVSTTLSSKTDAMGTVRGRIGWAVNNVLFYGTGGYAWIDNKLTVSALGVSISDSKWHSGWTVGAGVEAFFAPQWSVKGEYLYRSLGGETYFSGVLPTGTLNFHTVQVGVNYHFGGPVVAKY; from the coding sequence ATGAAGAAGGTTTTGTTGGCTTCGGCCTGTTTGTTCGCTCTCGCCGCTCCGGCTTCGGCCGCTGATCTCGCGGCGCGCCCCTACACCAAGGCTCCGGTGGCTGTGGCCTCGGTCTACAACTGGACCGGCTTCTACCTCGGTATCGTCGGTGGCGGCGCCTGGGAAAACGGCTCCGGCGACCCGAAGATGAAGGGTGGCTTCGTCGGTGGCACCGCCGGCTACAACTGGCAGACCGGCAACGTCGTGTTCGGCATCGAGGCCGACGGCACCTGGGCTGATGTCAGCGCTTCGGCCACGGGCCCCGTCGCCGTCCCCGGCTTCGGCATTGTCAGCACCACCCTGAGCTCGAAGACCGACGCGATGGGCACCGTGCGCGGCCGCATCGGCTGGGCCGTCAACAACGTGCTGTTCTACGGCACCGGCGGTTACGCCTGGATCGACAACAAGCTCACCGTCAGCGCACTCGGCGTGAGCATCTCCGACAGCAAGTGGCACTCGGGCTGGACCGTCGGCGCCGGCGTCGAAGCTTTCTTCGCCCCGCAGTGGTCGGTCAAGGGCGAGTACCTCTATCGCAGCCTCGGCGGCGAGACCTACTTCTCGGGCGTCCTGCCCACCGGCACACTCAACTTCCACACCGTGCAGGTCGGCGTGAACTATCACTTCGGGGGCCCGGTGGTCGCCAAGTACTGA
- a CDS encoding outer membrane protein: protein MKTWTLAAVSLLALGAVAPAGAAELPLYKAPVAPVLAYDWSGVYVGINGGGGWAHACWAVTNSLGAAVDPPIGEGCHNAGGGTIGGQLGYRWQRGRWVLGVEGQGNWADFKGSNVSVVLAPQTNQTKIDSFGLFTGQMGYAVNSLLLYGKAGAAVAHDKYDIFFPGLPAFNSVNQTRWGYSIGIGVEWGFAENWSVGGEYNHVFLGHHNSDFATLTGGFLPRTDRIGQDIDMGLIRINYRWGNPVVAKY from the coding sequence ATGAAAACTTGGACGCTGGCTGCGGTCAGCTTGCTCGCCCTCGGCGCGGTCGCGCCCGCCGGTGCCGCGGAACTGCCGCTCTACAAGGCCCCCGTAGCGCCCGTCCTCGCCTACGACTGGAGCGGCGTCTATGTCGGCATCAATGGCGGTGGCGGCTGGGCCCATGCCTGCTGGGCCGTGACCAACTCGCTGGGCGCCGCTGTCGATCCTCCCATCGGCGAAGGCTGTCACAACGCGGGCGGCGGCACGATCGGCGGACAGCTCGGCTATCGCTGGCAGAGGGGGCGCTGGGTTCTCGGCGTCGAAGGCCAGGGCAACTGGGCCGACTTCAAGGGCAGCAATGTCAGCGTGGTGCTGGCGCCGCAGACCAACCAGACCAAGATCGACAGCTTCGGCCTGTTCACCGGCCAGATGGGCTACGCCGTCAACAGCCTGCTGCTCTACGGCAAGGCTGGCGCGGCCGTCGCCCACGACAAATACGACATTTTCTTTCCCGGCCTGCCGGCATTCAACAGCGTCAACCAGACCCGCTGGGGCTACAGCATCGGTATCGGCGTGGAATGGGGCTTTGCCGAGAACTGGTCGGTCGGCGGCGAGTACAACCACGTGTTCCTCGGCCATCACAATTCCGATTTCGCCACCCTCACCGGCGGCTTCCTCCCGCGCACCGACCGGATCGGCCAGGACATCGACATGGGCCTGATCCGCATCAACTATCGCTGGGGCAACCCGGTCGTCGCCAAATACTGA
- the uvrA gene encoding excinuclease ABC subunit UvrA: MDEVIKAKRQQQNAGSHLRAITIRGAREHNLKNVDVELPRDKLVVFTGLSGSGKSSLAFDTIYAEGQRRYVESLSAYARQFLEMMQKPDVDQIDGLSPAISIEQKTTSKNPRSTVGTVTEIYDYMRLLWARVGVPYSPATGLPIESQTVSQMVDRVLALPEGTRLYLLAPVVRGRKGEYRKELAEWLKKGFQRVKIDGTFYELAEAPVLDKKFPHDIDVVVDRIVVRADIGQRLAESFETALKLAEGLAVVEFADAPAAAPAEEKEKKKTAKIHDKSGPERILFSEKFACPVSGFTIPEVEPRLFSFNNPYGACPACGGLGVEQHVDEDLVIPDKELAIGKGAIAPWAKSSSPYYIQTLTALGKHYKFTLTTKWKDLPKKTQNAILHGSGEDEIKFSYEDGVRSYDTKKPFEGVITNINRRYRETESEWAREELAKYFHDVPCEGCKGFRLKPEALCVKVGTKHIGEISELSVRKAGEWFETVPDSLNAQQNEIAGRILKEIRERLTFLLDVGLNYLTLSRSSGTLSGGESQRIRLASQIGSGLTGVLYVLDEPSIGLHQRDNARLLDTLKRLRDLGNTVIVVEHDEDAILLADYVLDIGPGAGMHGGNIVAEGTPAEIMRNPKSLTGKYLTGELEVEVPERRPPNHRRTIKVVNARGNNLKNVTAEIPLGLFTCVTGVSGGGKSTLLIDTLYRAIARKLNNASEGAAPHDRIEGLEHIDKIIDIDQSPIGRTPRSNPATYTGAFTPIREWFAGLPEAKARGYEPGRFSFNVKGGRCEACQGDGVIKIEMHFLPDVYVTCDVCKGKRYNRETLEVLFKGKSIADVLDMTVEEAAEFFKAVPRVRETFQTLHRVGLDYIHVGQQATTLSGGEAQRVKLAKELSKRATGRTLYILDEPTTGLHFHDVKKLLEVLHELVAQGNTVVVIEHNLEVIKTADWVIDLGPEGGDGGGEIVAWGPPEDIAKAPRSYTGQFLAPVLEKARKPKRRRTASEAAE, encoded by the coding sequence ATGGATGAAGTGATCAAGGCGAAGCGCCAACAGCAGAACGCGGGATCGCACCTGCGCGCAATTACGATCCGTGGCGCGCGCGAGCACAACCTCAAGAATGTCGATGTCGAGCTTCCCCGCGACAAGCTCGTGGTGTTCACCGGCCTGTCGGGCTCGGGAAAATCCTCGCTCGCCTTCGACACCATCTATGCCGAAGGCCAGCGCCGCTACGTCGAATCGCTGTCGGCCTATGCCCGCCAGTTCCTGGAGATGATGCAGAAGCCCGACGTCGACCAGATCGACGGCCTCTCGCCAGCGATCTCGATCGAGCAGAAGACGACGTCGAAGAACCCGCGCTCGACGGTCGGCACCGTGACCGAGATCTACGACTACATGCGCCTGCTCTGGGCGCGCGTCGGCGTGCCCTATTCGCCCGCCACCGGCCTGCCGATCGAAAGCCAGACTGTCTCGCAGATGGTCGACCGCGTGCTGGCGCTGCCCGAAGGCACCCGCCTCTACCTGCTCGCTCCCGTCGTGCGCGGCCGCAAGGGCGAGTACCGCAAGGAGCTCGCCGAATGGCTCAAGAAGGGCTTTCAGCGCGTCAAGATCGACGGCACCTTCTACGAGCTCGCCGAAGCGCCTGTTCTCGACAAGAAATTCCCGCATGACATCGACGTCGTGGTCGACCGCATCGTGGTGCGCGCCGATATCGGCCAGCGCCTGGCCGAGAGCTTCGAGACCGCACTGAAGCTCGCCGAAGGTCTTGCCGTCGTCGAGTTCGCCGACGCGCCGGCGGCAGCGCCCGCGGAGGAAAAAGAGAAAAAGAAGACCGCGAAAATCCACGACAAGAGCGGGCCCGAGCGCATCCTGTTCTCGGAAAAATTCGCCTGCCCGGTCTCCGGCTTCACCATCCCCGAGGTCGAGCCGCGACTGTTCTCGTTCAACAACCCCTACGGCGCCTGCCCGGCCTGCGGCGGTCTCGGCGTCGAGCAGCATGTCGACGAAGACCTCGTCATCCCCGACAAGGAGCTCGCCATCGGCAAGGGCGCGATCGCGCCCTGGGCCAAGTCGTCGTCGCCTTACTACATTCAGACGCTGACGGCGCTCGGCAAGCACTACAAGTTCACGCTGACCACCAAATGGAAGGATCTGCCCAAGAAGACGCAGAACGCGATCCTTCACGGGTCCGGCGAGGACGAGATCAAGTTCTCCTACGAGGACGGGGTGCGCTCCTACGACACCAAGAAGCCGTTCGAGGGCGTGATCACCAACATCAACCGCCGCTACCGCGAGACCGAGAGCGAATGGGCGCGCGAGGAGCTCGCAAAATATTTCCATGACGTGCCCTGCGAGGGCTGCAAGGGCTTTCGGCTCAAGCCGGAGGCGCTCTGCGTCAAGGTCGGCACCAAACACATCGGCGAGATCTCGGAGCTGTCGGTCCGGAAGGCCGGCGAGTGGTTCGAGACCGTGCCGGATTCCCTGAACGCGCAGCAGAACGAGATCGCGGGCCGCATCCTGAAAGAAATCCGCGAGCGCCTCACCTTCCTGCTCGACGTCGGCCTCAACTACCTCACCCTCTCCCGCTCGTCCGGCACGCTGTCCGGCGGCGAGAGCCAGCGCATCCGCCTGGCGTCACAGATCGGCTCGGGGCTGACTGGCGTGCTCTACGTGCTGGACGAGCCTTCGATCGGCCTGCACCAGCGCGACAATGCGCGCCTGCTCGATACGCTCAAGCGGCTGCGCGACCTCGGCAACACCGTGATCGTGGTCGAGCATGACGAGGACGCGATCCTCCTCGCCGATTACGTGCTCGACATCGGGCCCGGCGCCGGCATGCATGGCGGCAACATCGTCGCCGAAGGCACGCCCGCCGAGATCATGCGCAATCCGAAATCGCTCACCGGCAAATACCTCACCGGCGAGCTCGAGGTCGAGGTGCCGGAACGGCGCCCGCCGAACCATCGCCGCACCATCAAGGTGGTCAACGCGCGCGGCAATAACCTCAAGAACGTCACCGCCGAGATTCCGCTCGGCCTGTTCACCTGCGTCACCGGCGTCTCCGGCGGCGGCAAGTCGACGCTCCTGATCGACACGCTCTACCGCGCGATCGCCCGCAAGCTGAACAACGCCAGCGAGGGTGCAGCCCCGCACGACCGCATCGAGGGCCTCGAGCACATCGACAAGATCATCGACATCGACCAGTCGCCGATCGGCCGCACCCCGCGCTCGAATCCCGCGACCTATACCGGCGCCTTCACCCCGATCCGCGAATGGTTCGCCGGCCTGCCCGAGGCGAAAGCGCGCGGCTACGAGCCCGGACGCTTCTCCTTCAACGTCAAGGGCGGCCGCTGCGAGGCCTGCCAGGGCGACGGCGTCATCAAGATCGAGATGCACTTCCTGCCCGACGTCTACGTCACCTGCGACGTCTGCAAGGGCAAACGCTACAACCGCGAAACGCTGGAAGTCCTGTTCAAGGGCAAGAGCATCGCCGACGTGCTCGACATGACCGTCGAGGAAGCCGCCGAGTTCTTCAAGGCGGTGCCGCGCGTGCGCGAGACGTTCCAGACCCTGCACCGCGTCGGCCTCGACTACATCCATGTCGGGCAGCAGGCCACCACGCTGTCGGGCGGCGAAGCCCAGCGCGTCAAGCTCGCCAAGGAATTGTCAAAACGTGCCACCGGCCGCACGCTCTACATCCTGGACGAGCCGACCACCGGCCTGCACTTCCACGACGTCAAGAAGCTCCTGGAAGTGCTGCACGAACTGGTCGCGCAAGGCAACACGGTCGTCGTCATCGAGCACAATCTCGAAGTCATCAAGACGGCCGACTGGGTCATCGACCTCGGTCCCGAAGGCGGCGACGGCGGCGGCGAGATCGTCGCCTGGGGCCCCCCGGAAGACATCGCGAAAGCGCCTAGGAGCTATACGGGGCAGTTTCTGGCTCCGGTGCTGGAGAAGGCCCGGAAGCCGAAGCGAAGGCGGACAGCGAGCGAGGCGGCGGAGTAG
- a CDS encoding DinB family protein yields the protein MSAGLVQTYRSFAYNNAWANHRLLTACTGLSQAEFEAARTGFFPSIQRTLNHIYVIDLFYIDALEGGWLGPRAFENEVPYPSLSELKPAQAAMDKRLLAVCDALTPEGLDGFVRINRDTSVQTERRDRLLMHLFQHQIHHRGQAHAMLSETSVAPPQLDEFFAEGEAPLRSAEFDDLGWTEETVWKS from the coding sequence GTGTCCGCAGGACTCGTGCAGACCTATCGGTCGTTCGCCTATAACAATGCCTGGGCCAACCATCGCCTGCTCACAGCCTGCACCGGTCTCAGCCAGGCCGAATTCGAAGCCGCGCGAACCGGCTTCTTCCCGAGCATTCAGCGCACGCTGAACCACATCTACGTCATCGACCTCTTCTACATCGATGCGCTTGAGGGCGGCTGGCTCGGACCACGAGCCTTTGAAAACGAGGTGCCGTATCCCTCGCTTTCCGAGCTGAAACCTGCCCAGGCAGCAATGGACAAGCGACTGCTCGCCGTCTGCGACGCGCTGACACCTGAAGGTCTCGACGGCTTTGTCCGGATCAACCGCGACACGAGCGTTCAGACCGAACGCCGCGACCGGCTGCTCATGCATCTGTTTCAGCATCAAATCCATCACCGCGGACAGGCGCACGCCATGCTCTCCGAAACCAGCGTCGCGCCGCCTCAGCTCGACGAGTTCTTCGCCGAGGGCGAAGCGCCGCTCAGGTCCGCCGAATTCGACGATCTCGGATGGACCGAAGAAACGGTATGGAAATCCTGA
- a CDS encoding HAD-IA family hydrolase has translation MPYSLAIFDLDGTLADSFPWFLRTINDVADRFGFRRVADEDIEGLRHASSREILARLEVPLWKLPAIARHARRLKAEAAAEISLFAGVETMLRTLADNGVQLALVTSDSEANAREKLGDSAALIAHFDCAASLFGKPAKFRRVIRRAGVDPDKVIAIGDEVRDIEAARAVGIACGAVSWGYAAPAALQALAPDHMFEHMGDIAETLCGNVGWISEA, from the coding sequence ATGCCCTACTCCCTCGCCATCTTCGATCTCGACGGCACGCTGGCCGACAGCTTTCCGTGGTTCCTGCGCACCATCAACGATGTCGCCGACCGCTTCGGCTTTCGCCGCGTCGCGGATGAAGACATCGAGGGGCTGCGGCATGCATCGAGCCGCGAGATCCTCGCCCGCCTCGAGGTGCCGCTGTGGAAGCTGCCGGCGATCGCCCGGCATGCGCGGCGGTTGAAGGCGGAGGCGGCGGCCGAGATCTCGCTTTTCGCGGGCGTCGAGACGATGCTGCGGACGCTGGCCGATAACGGCGTGCAGCTCGCGCTGGTGACGTCCGACAGCGAGGCCAATGCGCGTGAAAAGCTCGGCGATTCCGCCGCCCTGATCGCGCATTTCGACTGCGCGGCATCGTTGTTCGGCAAGCCCGCGAAATTCCGCCGGGTCATCAGGCGCGCGGGCGTGGACCCGGACAAGGTGATCGCGATCGGTGACGAGGTCCGCGACATCGAGGCGGCGCGGGCCGTGGGGATTGCCTGCGGCGCGGTCAGTTGGGGCTATGCTGCGCCAGCCGCGTTGCAGGCGCTTGCGCCCGATCACATGTTTGAACACATGGGCGACATTGCGGAGACCTTGTGCGGAAACGTAGGGTGGATTAGCGAAGCCTAA
- a CDS encoding nucleoside hydrolase: MMTLTDAARLKLLAPPVGRLRVVLDTDTYNEIDDQFALVQMLLSPERFDVEAIYAAPFFNARADSPGHGMELSYQEILRLLERLNVAPDGLVHRGVTDYVGSAKTARPAAAVDDLVARARAGSPDKPLYVIAIGAISNVASALLEAPDIIDRVVVVWLGGHALEWPDTIEFNLKQDVGGAQVLLDSGVPLVLVPCKGVTSRLHSTVPEIERYVEPHGSIGAFLAMRFKEYSSDHMGWAKEIWDMAAVGWLLNPVWAPSVIIPAPVLTDQMTWSVDRRRHPIRYVTYVDRNPILRDFFAKLQAFAAKQVP, from the coding sequence ATGATGACACTCACGGACGCAGCCCGCCTCAAGCTCCTGGCGCCGCCGGTCGGCCGGTTGCGCGTCGTGCTCGACACCGACACCTATAACGAGATCGACGATCAGTTTGCGCTGGTGCAGATGCTGCTGTCGCCGGAACGTTTTGACGTCGAGGCGATCTATGCCGCGCCGTTCTTCAACGCGCGCGCGGACAGTCCCGGCCACGGCATGGAGCTGAGCTATCAGGAAATCCTTCGCCTGCTGGAGCGCCTGAACGTCGCGCCTGACGGCCTGGTTCATCGCGGTGTCACCGACTATGTCGGTTCGGCCAAGACCGCACGGCCGGCAGCCGCCGTCGACGATCTCGTGGCCCGGGCGCGGGCGGGCTCGCCAGACAAACCGCTCTATGTGATTGCCATCGGCGCCATCAGCAACGTCGCCTCTGCGCTGCTCGAGGCGCCCGACATCATCGACCGCGTCGTGGTGGTCTGGCTCGGCGGCCATGCGCTGGAATGGCCCGATACCATCGAGTTCAACCTCAAGCAGGATGTCGGCGGCGCTCAGGTGCTGCTCGACAGCGGCGTGCCGCTCGTCCTCGTGCCGTGCAAGGGCGTGACCTCGCGCCTTCACAGTACCGTGCCGGAGATCGAGCGCTATGTCGAACCACATGGCAGCATCGGCGCGTTCCTCGCCATGCGCTTCAAGGAATACTCCTCCGACCACATGGGCTGGGCCAAGGAGATCTGGGACATGGCGGCGGTCGGCTGGCTGCTCAATCCCGTGTGGGCACCGAGCGTGATCATCCCGGCCCCGGTTCTGACCGATCAGATGACCTGGAGCGTGGATCGCCGGCGGCATCCGATCCGTTACGTGACCTACGTGGATCGCAACCCGATCCTGAGGGATTTTTTCGCGAAGCTGCAGGCGTTTGCCGCGAAGCAAGTGCCGTAG
- a CDS encoding cytochrome D1 domain-containing protein — MRTLALAALAASLCVAGLGSAAAEEAFVTNQLSDDLMVVDLATSRSVATIPIGGKPAGVAVSADGRFAYVTSPDAKAVTVVDAATRQVAGRVEVGGGPLGIAVAPDGKTVYVADWYAAAVRVIDAASRSVTASIAVGASPSGLAVMPDGKLLLSADRDDDSVSVVDTATRQRKTTIKVGTRPFGVTIDAEGKRAYTANVGSDDVSVIDIAEAREIGRVAVGMRPYAVALTQGRGFVTDQYGGTVSVFDLATLKPVKRINVGDYPEGIAATADGKRVIVACWESNTLHIIDAAELKVVGEIKTGDGPRAFGAFLRRTE; from the coding sequence GTGCGGACGCTGGCCCTGGCGGCGCTCGCCGCCAGCCTTTGCGTTGCCGGTCTCGGCAGCGCGGCCGCCGAGGAGGCGTTCGTCACCAACCAGCTCAGCGACGATCTGATGGTCGTGGACCTCGCGACATCGCGCAGCGTCGCGACCATCCCGATCGGCGGCAAGCCGGCCGGTGTGGCCGTCAGCGCGGACGGGCGCTTTGCCTATGTGACGAGCCCCGACGCCAAGGCCGTGACCGTGGTCGACGCAGCAACGCGGCAGGTCGCTGGCCGCGTCGAGGTCGGCGGCGGGCCGCTCGGCATTGCCGTCGCGCCCGACGGCAAGACGGTCTATGTCGCCGACTGGTATGCGGCGGCGGTGCGGGTGATCGATGCGGCCTCGCGCAGTGTCACGGCCAGCATCGCAGTCGGCGCCTCGCCGTCGGGCCTGGCAGTGATGCCTGACGGCAAGCTGCTGCTCTCGGCGGACCGCGACGACGACAGTGTCTCGGTCGTGGACACCGCGACCCGCCAGCGCAAGACGACCATCAAGGTCGGCACCCGCCCGTTCGGCGTCACCATCGATGCCGAGGGCAAGCGCGCCTATACCGCCAATGTCGGCTCCGACGACGTCTCCGTGATCGACATTGCAGAGGCGCGCGAGATCGGCCGCGTGGCGGTCGGGATGCGTCCCTATGCGGTGGCGCTGACGCAGGGCCGGGGGTTCGTCACCGACCAATATGGCGGCACCGTCAGCGTGTTCGACCTTGCGACGCTGAAGCCGGTGAAGCGCATCAATGTCGGTGACTATCCGGAAGGCATTGCCGCGACCGCGGACGGCAAGCGCGTCATCGTGGCGTGCTGGGAGAGCAACACGCTCCACATCATCGATGCAGCCGAGCTGAAAGTGGTCGGCGAGATCAAGACCGGCGACGGCCCGCGCGCGTTCGGGGCGTTCTTGCGGAGGACGGAGTAG
- a CDS encoding SRPBCC family protein: MRVTIGRRTVMAAVLTAAGAAALTAALAPAFSPAWAHGPTRQKVRESIEINAAPAKVWAAIGNFQDMSWLPPVTKTEGEKGNEIGATRKLTLTGGATVDEELYKFDAAAMTYSYRITTVDVKVLPVTNYSSTLTVTPSADGKGSTLEWAGAFYRGFPNNDPPPELSDEAAKTAVSGLYKAGLEALKKKIESGS; encoded by the coding sequence ATGAGGGTGACGATTGGACGGCGCACGGTCATGGCCGCGGTGCTGACTGCCGCGGGCGCGGCGGCTTTGACGGCGGCGTTGGCGCCAGCCTTTTCACCTGCCTGGGCGCATGGGCCGACCCGGCAGAAGGTGCGCGAATCCATCGAGATCAACGCAGCCCCGGCCAAGGTGTGGGCCGCAATCGGCAATTTCCAGGACATGAGCTGGCTTCCGCCCGTCACCAAGACCGAGGGCGAGAAGGGCAACGAGATCGGCGCCACGCGGAAGCTAACGCTGACGGGAGGAGCCACCGTCGACGAGGAGCTCTACAAGTTCGACGCCGCCGCGATGACCTATTCCTACCGGATCACCACCGTCGACGTGAAGGTCTTGCCGGTCACCAATTATTCCTCGACGCTGACGGTGACGCCCAGCGCCGACGGCAAGGGCTCGACGCTGGAGTGGGCCGGCGCATTCTACCGCGGCTTTCCCAACAACGATCCGCCGCCGGAGCTGAGCGACGAGGCCGCCAAGACTGCAGTGAGCGGGCTCTACAAGGCCGGCCTCGAGGCGCTGAAGAAGAAGATCGAGAGCGGAAGCTGA
- a CDS encoding DUF1217 domain-containing protein: MVSTYFGYNYITRNLKQSLTRVEQQADVAREAAYYKANIGKVKTVDDFMKDYRLYHYAMKAYGLEDMAYAKAFMKKVLESDLNDSKSFVNKLVDKRYQEFAAAFSFNGSATPVAQSENQTDEMIGLYTATMKSQVDALADDTNYYNSKIGGITSADQLLNDDRLRNYVYSAFGIDESKWPRDTISQVLRSDPSDPNSYVSTTFTSQLTGLNAQLTQAKSDVNATNTKIADYTAQLSQPGADVAQLNVQILVEKYHLETYTKSVSSLNDQISTIGEFVDLAGAFEFSADGSLPSGVPAQTAANITLTKKQFDDSKSAVYAAASPLSEAAAIKNFRNAILNINSVQSLVSTPAVYDFALGAVGLDPKQVSQATVKAVLESDLSDPKSYVYTLKDNRYVELARAFNFDAKGNLTTPLVAQDRAEVLQIAKDYVIQAVKSASTASTQQQAAVRAQATKDATDYQEAIAGIDSVSDLLANRPMVDFILLAKGLDPRKVSDDFLKKIFASDLNDKKSFVNAQSDPRFAEIVASFNFDSKGNVARLAMMGPQKRDQFRETQANYLQQSLEQQQGDTNPGVRLALYFQRKAGEITSAYDILADKALSEVFRTTFNLPDSMAAMPIDQQAKFVDKFMKIKDLSDPAKVEKLLSRFSAMYDVKNSESTGQGQSPLLNLFQGSSSGISSMSESTYLAIAKLRAH, encoded by the coding sequence ATGGTATCAACGTATTTCGGTTACAACTACATCACGCGCAACCTCAAGCAGTCCCTGACGCGGGTCGAACAGCAAGCGGACGTGGCGCGGGAGGCCGCCTATTACAAAGCCAACATCGGCAAGGTGAAGACCGTCGACGATTTCATGAAGGATTATCGCCTTTATCATTATGCGATGAAGGCATATGGCCTGGAAGACATGGCCTACGCCAAGGCCTTCATGAAGAAGGTGCTGGAGAGCGACCTCAACGACTCCAAGAGCTTCGTCAACAAGCTGGTCGACAAGCGTTACCAGGAGTTTGCCGCGGCGTTTTCCTTCAACGGCAGTGCGACGCCGGTTGCGCAATCGGAGAACCAGACCGACGAGATGATCGGCCTGTACACGGCGACCATGAAAAGCCAGGTCGACGCACTCGCCGACGACACGAATTACTACAACTCCAAAATCGGCGGCATCACCAGTGCAGACCAGCTGCTGAACGACGACCGTCTTCGCAATTATGTCTATTCGGCATTCGGGATCGACGAGAGCAAGTGGCCGCGTGACACCATAAGCCAGGTCCTGCGCAGCGATCCGTCCGATCCAAACAGCTACGTCAGCACCACCTTCACCTCCCAGCTGACCGGCCTCAACGCCCAGCTTACGCAAGCCAAATCAGATGTGAACGCCACCAATACGAAGATCGCCGACTACACGGCCCAGCTCTCGCAACCGGGCGCAGACGTAGCCCAGTTGAACGTCCAGATCCTGGTCGAAAAATATCATCTGGAGACATATACGAAGAGCGTTTCCAGCCTCAACGACCAGATCTCGACGATCGGCGAGTTCGTAGATCTGGCTGGCGCGTTCGAGTTTTCGGCTGACGGGTCGCTTCCGTCGGGTGTGCCCGCCCAGACGGCCGCAAACATCACGCTCACCAAAAAACAGTTCGACGACAGCAAGTCCGCCGTCTATGCGGCGGCAAGCCCGCTGAGCGAAGCTGCGGCAATCAAGAATTTCAGAAACGCCATCCTCAATATCAATTCAGTCCAGTCGCTCGTATCGACACCAGCCGTGTATGATTTTGCACTGGGCGCCGTCGGCCTCGATCCCAAACAGGTCTCGCAGGCTACCGTCAAGGCTGTCCTCGAAAGCGACCTCAGCGATCCCAAGAGCTACGTCTATACCCTCAAGGACAATCGGTACGTAGAGCTCGCGCGCGCCTTCAACTTCGACGCAAAGGGCAATCTGACGACCCCCCTGGTTGCTCAGGACCGGGCTGAAGTCCTCCAGATTGCGAAGGACTACGTCATTCAAGCGGTGAAGAGTGCAAGCACGGCGAGCACCCAGCAGCAGGCGGCCGTTCGGGCACAAGCCACCAAGGATGCGACGGACTATCAGGAGGCGATCGCAGGCATCGACAGCGTTTCCGATCTTCTTGCAAACCGGCCGATGGTCGATTTTATTCTCCTGGCCAAGGGTTTGGACCCCAGGAAGGTCAGCGACGATTTTCTCAAGAAGATCTTCGCATCCGACCTGAACGACAAGAAGAGCTTCGTGAACGCGCAGAGCGATCCTCGATTTGCCGAAATCGTGGCGTCGTTCAACTTCGACAGCAAGGGTAACGTCGCGCGCCTGGCGATGATGGGTCCGCAGAAGCGGGATCAATTCCGGGAAACGCAGGCGAACTATCTCCAGCAAAGCCTGGAGCAGCAGCAGGGCGATACGAATCCCGGCGTGCGCCTGGCGCTCTATTTCCAGCGAAAGGCGGGAGAAATCACGTCCGCATACGACATCCTGGCCGACAAGGCGCTTTCGGAGGTGTTCAGGACCACCTTCAATCTGCCGGATTCGATGGCGGCGATGCCGATCGATCAGCAGGCCAAATTCGTGGACAAATTCATGAAGATCAAGGATCTGTCCGATCCCGCGAAGGTCGAAAAGCTGCTGAGTCGTTTCTCCGCCATGTATGACGTCAAAAACAGCGAGAGCACCGGCCAGGGACAATCTCCCTTGCTCAATCTCTTTCAAGGATCGAGCTCCGGCATCTCGAGCATGAGTGAATCCACGTACCTGGCGATTGCCAAACTGCGTGCTCACTGA